The sequence GCATGAGCGTCTTCATGTTCCTTGAGAAATGACAACGATAAGCACTGCTTTCCACAATGTTGACAAGTGAATTTCCCTTTTCGCTTGTTAGCTGAGCTAAATACAGTAACCGAGTGATCGACATCATGGCGTTGTTTTTCATGTCGTCGTTTACCTAGCCCATCAGTGAATCTAAGCTCACAGTGATCACATTTTATAGGTCGTTCAATGGGATCATGTTTTGCCAGATGTCGGTTGTACTTAGTAAGGTTCGGGAAGATCTCACTACACACATCGCAGGTTAAATCATGATCAACATGGGTTACCATGTGTGCAAATAGTTCTTCCGATGTTTGAAATAATTGGACGCACATGTAGCACTTACGTTCTGTCATTCCTTTGAGATGTACTTTCTCCTTTAATTGCTTGCTTGATTTTATTCGTGGTCTTCCAACTGGGCGTTTTTCGTTTGCACTTTTTTCGCACTCCGTTTCGTTTTGAACTTTGATTTTCCTCTGTTTTATTATTTGTGATTTATCTTTCTCATTAGTAGAATTACTAATTTTCTCCGAAACACGAGCGCTTATACACTCAGTATTCATCAAAGTTGTTGTTtcattaatcattttttccgtTTTCATCCATGTTCCTTCTACCTCAATTACTAAATTTTGTAGAGTTTTTCGCTCTGGCGATTCTGGTCGTGTTTCTCCTTCCGTTACTGAAATGTTTCCTTTGAGCATCATCGATTCTTGTGGTTTTCGATACCGCAGTCGATTTTCCTCTTTAATGGAAACCACCATCTTTTGCAAGCACCTCGAattttgaataaactgcatacgAAGGGTCGCAATAATATCCAACCGAGCAACACACGCCTCGCAAATGCCATTTAGGTACCCAGAATAGTTgtcgaaatgaatttttaaaaaacttttaagCAGATCTTCAATCGAAACATCACCGAGCATATGCTCTTTGCAAATGGGCACTACACGCTCGGCAAAGTCAAAACGTAAACACAACTTGCAGCTGgacaggtgcacatttttacctAAGCtgaaacaaaatataatttgtaCCAAACGTAATTTGAAATACCAAATGCATTACCTCGGATTCCTGAAGTTTCTTGGTTCACTATACTGATCGACCTCATCGAAATGTTGTTGGCAGATTTGCGCTTCCAATGGATCAATATCATCCGAAAGGACTGAGCCTGAACCCAATTCGATCGCTTTCATCCAGCGTTCATACAAGAAATGACTTCGAGGAAATCGTAAACTGAAACTTTGCCCTTCCTCATCACAATAGGGAACTACACACGGCATGATTTTCAAGATTTACTGTTGTTATGTTAACTATTTATGCATCTTGGCTTGTTTTGGTCTTTTAGGTTTTGGTTGGCGTTGGGTTAAtagtacacggaaaataaaaactacctattatttgacttctttttacgtaattttgagtacttcctttcattcgctccttcaattgttgtcaaaatacaaagagcaaaaccacagactaacagacaggacactcaaattagattcttcaatcattttaacggtcattttgaatattcctttatttgggacagtactcacatatgtcatgatggcgccacgttaccctatcaaaaacatcctgtctgtcatctagactgtgttttttttttcatttaccaacagagttgccattcatacagaattacctgtaatgtattgagt comes from Malaya genurostris strain Urasoe2022 chromosome 3, Malgen_1.1, whole genome shotgun sequence and encodes:
- the LOC131435603 gene encoding zinc finger protein ZFP2-like isoform X1 — translated: MPCVVPYCDEEGQSFSLRFPRSHFLYERWMKAIELGSGSVLSDDIDPLEAQICQQHFDEVDQYSEPRNFRNPSLGKNVHLSSCKLCLRFDFAERVVPICKEHMLGDVSIEDLLKSFLKIHFDNYSGYLNGICEACVARLDIIATLRMQFIQNSRCLQKMVVSIKEENRLRYRKPQESMMLKGNISVTEGETRPESPERKTLQNLVIEVEGTWMKTEKMINETTTLMNTECISARVSEKISNSTNEKDKSQIIKQRKIKVQNETECEKSANEKRPVGRPRIKSSKQLKEKVHLKGMTERKCYMCVQLFQTSEELFAHMVTHVDHDLTCDVCSEIFPNLTKYNRHLAKHDPIERPIKCDHCELRFTDGLGKRRHEKQRHDVDHSVTVFSSANKRKGKFTCQHCGKQCLSLSFLKEHEDAHAGIKRHECKSCGRLFANKNNLERHHLIHTSEKPYKCHICGKAFRQSPMYKDHLRLHSGETPYACNVCNLRFTSTTLLRKHKIRLHGAIVASSSNSLSVIRPHNYCRFCMNSFKRHSLLIEHIERHHPYEEIEYFRCSTCEQQFVVKQAFDLHLRNHEKNFQCEFCDKAFSTLQALKFHQPIHDGTRGYSCKTCLKSFTHIANLKRHELLHLGIKRHECDFCGKRFAQSNQLHTHRRTHTGEKPYECQKCGKRFADNSTLCKHRKSVCKAV
- the LOC131435603 gene encoding zinc finger protein ZFP2-like isoform X2; its protein translation is MILIHWKRKSANNISMRSISIVNQETSGIRGKNVHLSSCKLCLRFDFAERVVPICKEHMLGDVSIEDLLKSFLKIHFDNYSGYLNGICEACVARLDIIATLRMQFIQNSRCLQKMVVSIKEENRLRYRKPQESMMLKGNISVTEGETRPESPERKTLQNLVIEVEGTWMKTEKMINETTTLMNTECISARVSEKISNSTNEKDKSQIIKQRKIKVQNETECEKSANEKRPVGRPRIKSSKQLKEKVHLKGMTERKCYMCVQLFQTSEELFAHMVTHVDHDLTCDVCSEIFPNLTKYNRHLAKHDPIERPIKCDHCELRFTDGLGKRRHEKQRHDVDHSVTVFSSANKRKGKFTCQHCGKQCLSLSFLKEHEDAHAGIKRHECKSCGRLFANKNNLERHHLIHTSEKPYKCHICGKAFRQSPMYKDHLRLHSGETPYACNVCNLRFTSTTLLRKHKIRLHGAIVASSSNSLSVIRPHNYCRFCMNSFKRHSLLIEHIERHHPYEEIEYFRCSTCEQQFVVKQAFDLHLRNHEKNFQCEFCDKAFSTLQALKFHQPIHDGTRGYSCKTCLKSFTHIANLKRHELLHLGIKRHECDFCGKRFAQSNQLHTHRRTHTGEKPYECQKCGKRFADNSTLCKHRKSVCKAV